In the genome of Balneola sp., one region contains:
- a CDS encoding DUF2341 domain-containing protein, with protein sequence MTGVDKIRLPRVGRIVLFLFALSFTDIALGQVSGYSNRLKFQVNASQVADTSDISNFPVLVNVTNNDLRTTGNGGFVENTNGYDIIFTAANGSTILSHQLEEYNAATGEITFWVRFPTLAALVDTEFYIYFGNNSIASDQSSTNVWDSNYKLVMHLNEAAAGGINFTDASGNISSSDISDNATEPTDGQISGGRLFNDPGTGDLITISDNGVSPLDISGNITISVWINISNVDDGPDIISKGSYLDGYAIWVNGSGLLRFQINNSALSATTNAISNGSWNYIVATRASNGDRVIYLNGAEIASDNNAASFEVNDDDLFLSTASFDYEGIMDEFRLSNITRDSAWVATEYNNKNSPGTFITEINAEPIASDIEGTNLTYNSGDSPTIITSAITLTDGNDTNLQSASIQITGNFVDTQDELGFVDQNGISGSYSSVTGILTLTGTSSVANYQTALQSITYENTNPDPTTATRTVSFTVNDGIDDSNTETRDITVVKVNIDPVLANIESSNLVYFASSGERTITSTIEVSDSDNANLDSAVVEFTFGYISSEDTLRFIDQNGITGSWNESTGKLTLSGSATLAVYETALRSITYENESGSPTMSNRTISFRVNDGTDDSNTLSRDIEYPTSIADFTNYKTDVVFHFDAQDADGNGDSGTGQPADGTLASWTDITGNITTTAPGGDEPTLDASYFGERGGIFFDYNSGNAGDHYPLSEPSTAPTINSGTFTEKSFALVFRTTNNIAGLHTIYEQGGSSRGYNLTVKDSAAYAYAYSNAWGDQNKSINLGTVEPNTSYIMIASHGSTGSDATSYWRASLNGGTIQELDGATDMANHGGDPNIGEEDGTRDPTSFSNPGGTTSNFDGFVGEFISWNDSLVTSDFTNIYAYLSEKWFNVAPVLADIEVSNLSYNEGEGTVNITSALTITDTDNTTLDSAKVSITSGFESSEDVLDYVTALGISGTYDSGSGVLTLTGTTTVSDYQTALRNVTYENTETTTPSTTTRQISFIVYDWDDSSAEVTREIDIAPNNDLPTLANLEAGVLAFTENDGPTSITDLITVSDTDDTNLEGATVAFTNNYFLGEDELAYSNALGITGSFDAMSGVLTLTGSATLANYQTALRNVTYENVSSDPVTGLNRTIEVRVFDGIDSSATGTTRDISVASSNTAPTLASIESSSIFYQVGDSSIISETITLTDPDDTDIDSVTFQITANYNSAEDTLTFQPLFGITPSWTDDTGALTLRGPASKADFQSAIRTVLYQNTTTTPSDIQRTVSITANDGELDSNIPTRNISFSIPKSVNNLLLWLKGDEGTFTTTAGSTQSSEGTDVGRWEDQSDNGRDFTATNSGNEPTFRESISALNDQNAIEFPGSTGFRLEDTDAGNYLNGLNELTIFFVIQSYLVNTDRGFWTTYEPNAFATDSVFSIRYDSEGDNGLADDVITTGMRDLDVAFVQESFEDAQTTTGQIVMLKWTSEENYELYIDGVLSNPSFFQNVPTGALANVTTAIIGQGTQDLADSWNGLIAEVILYGEDISIEDQESVEDYLSIKYGIDIRSLTAATGGDAISADDASIAPSPAYTTLTGPRVQESFEGEFTNGGTFVFTAPTGFEWNASGSPSASVLPAFGGSTELAISAPIVTSTEITFTISAESASNPGEITFSNFEVRPTTGTLPNTGNITNTGTTGLGGSTSYGTLTMVAGTQIEMEFAEQPSASNVSSAISPAVRVQLIDQFGNSVEESRVNIDIARNIVSGSGDLGGTTTEQTNVFGIAEFDDINIDAVGTYTLTASSTGLTDTTSNQFDVVVLGQLTQFIVERVPSGNISDKLAGQNFNITVVAVDGIQDTVDTFTGTVSLSSDCTMGTGQGTTDSFVGGVLSSATVSISSLGTCSITATNTSGSESGTSNTFDVTPGAPSEATTTISASPTVILNDGFSTSTITIQTKDSEGNDITSGGETILLSATDGVLTSVTDNSDGTYTATLTSSVVAGIATISGTLNAVAITDDAEVEFAEFNNLWQSSVGSVADARNWDLATNWSSGSVPVSGDKVLVPAVPAVGNEQPVVSTTNTTIAQLSVEASASVTVSGGIELIINGELSGDGEVLGSNTDSVTIAGNLAISDMSVGFVKLNGTINQDVTTPNDYVNLELDNINGADFTTDLSVSDTLKLTNGTLFLPSGTTLIANEKQYGNGELRMQQRMFGDIGWRLISSPIDTTFGEFLDGVLTQGYDGAFYDINSSPGDTLQPNVLYYLESYDNSGNGATDNQRFRAPTSSSQKVTQGQGMFVFLFGDIAADSRYNDPLPDTLDVSGQEFDGDGTEVDFGVTYTTTADSGWNLVGNPFLATIDWDDEANWTKTNIESTIYIWDPSANGGDGEYLTWNGTTGTLPNGGLIPPFQGFWVKANSASPELKVNKSAKTIGGSFLKKELPKGAAIDTLSKGNNIPVPILDLAVTSASGRQKRTNLMFSDQGLRSKDILDAYTLSPLTSSFIEFHTLLGDGSQLAINSLPIDFNSRLFIPMHIAAFEDGVPTSEELTILWDQLRGVPEDWILTLIDNETGEEINMAEEQSYTFFHSTRAKVAPKANPSSPNFSIRAKSSTQSTRFTLKVSTELIERDVPEEVFLSQNYPNPFNPSTTIPFGLNEDSNVELVVYDILGRKIKTLVDGPRIAGRYEIQFNSRELASGVYFYRLITSNKVLVKKFTLIK encoded by the coding sequence TTGACTGGTGTAGACAAAATACGACTGCCAAGGGTAGGTAGAATTGTTTTATTCTTATTTGCTTTATCGTTCACTGATATAGCCCTGGGACAGGTTTCTGGATACTCCAATCGCTTGAAATTCCAAGTAAATGCTTCCCAGGTTGCAGATACATCCGATATTTCCAATTTCCCAGTACTCGTTAATGTTACCAATAACGATTTAAGAACTACAGGGAATGGAGGATTTGTTGAAAATACGAATGGCTATGACATCATTTTTACGGCAGCCAATGGATCTACCATTCTCAGTCATCAGCTTGAAGAATACAACGCCGCAACCGGAGAAATAACCTTTTGGGTCCGCTTCCCTACCCTCGCAGCATTAGTTGACACTGAGTTTTATATCTATTTCGGTAATAACAGTATTGCTTCCGACCAATCAAGCACCAATGTTTGGGATTCAAATTACAAATTGGTGATGCATCTTAATGAAGCTGCGGCAGGGGGAATTAACTTTACAGATGCATCCGGAAACATCTCTTCCAGTGATATTTCTGATAATGCTACTGAACCAACGGATGGCCAAATCTCTGGAGGAAGACTTTTTAATGATCCAGGAACTGGTGACCTTATCACGATTTCCGATAACGGTGTTTCACCTCTTGATATTAGTGGGAACATTACTATTTCTGTATGGATTAATATTTCAAATGTCGATGACGGTCCTGATATTATATCGAAAGGTAGTTACTTAGATGGATATGCAATTTGGGTAAATGGTTCCGGTTTATTGCGCTTTCAAATCAATAACTCAGCATTGTCCGCTACTACAAATGCAATCAGTAATGGTTCGTGGAACTATATCGTAGCTACCAGAGCATCTAACGGTGATCGAGTTATCTATTTAAATGGAGCGGAAATAGCTAGTGATAATAATGCAGCTTCTTTTGAGGTAAATGATGATGACTTATTTCTTTCCACAGCAAGCTTCGACTATGAAGGAATTATGGACGAATTCCGGCTTTCTAATATAACAAGAGATAGTGCTTGGGTTGCGACTGAATACAACAATAAGAACTCACCTGGTACTTTTATTACTGAAATTAATGCAGAACCGATTGCCTCTGATATTGAAGGTACAAACCTGACTTACAACTCCGGAGATTCCCCAACTATTATTACTTCTGCTATTACTCTAACAGATGGAAATGATACTAATCTGCAGAGTGCTTCGATTCAAATCACTGGTAATTTTGTTGATACTCAGGATGAATTAGGGTTTGTTGATCAAAATGGAATTAGCGGTAGTTACTCTTCAGTTACAGGGATTTTGACGCTCACAGGTACTTCATCTGTAGCGAATTATCAGACGGCCTTGCAAAGTATTACTTACGAGAATACAAACCCGGACCCAACCACTGCTACAAGAACGGTAAGCTTTACGGTGAATGATGGAATCGACGATAGTAACACTGAAACTCGTGATATTACCGTCGTTAAAGTTAATATTGACCCTGTTCTTGCAAATATTGAGTCTTCGAACCTTGTCTACTTTGCAAGTAGCGGAGAGCGAACAATTACTTCAACGATCGAAGTTTCGGATTCCGACAATGCAAATTTAGATAGCGCCGTTGTTGAATTTACATTTGGTTATATATCCAGTGAAGACACCCTCAGGTTTATAGATCAAAATGGAATTACAGGCAGCTGGAATGAGAGTACAGGTAAATTAACTCTGTCAGGGAGTGCAACCTTAGCGGTATATGAAACTGCATTGCGATCAATTACCTACGAAAATGAATCGGGCTCTCCAACAATGAGTAATAGAACCATCAGCTTTAGGGTAAATGACGGGACCGATGATAGTAATACCCTTAGTCGTGATATCGAGTACCCTACTTCAATTGCGGACTTCACAAACTATAAAACAGATGTAGTATTCCATTTTGACGCCCAAGATGCCGATGGCAATGGTGACAGTGGGACCGGTCAACCTGCTGATGGAACCCTTGCAAGCTGGACAGATATAACAGGAAATATTACTACTACCGCTCCAGGTGGCGATGAACCTACTCTTGATGCAAGTTATTTCGGTGAAAGAGGTGGAATATTTTTTGATTATAATTCGGGTAATGCAGGTGACCATTATCCGCTAAGTGAGCCCAGTACTGCGCCTACCATCAATAGTGGAACGTTTACTGAAAAATCATTCGCTTTAGTATTTCGAACTACCAATAATATTGCTGGCTTACACACTATATATGAACAAGGCGGGAGTAGTCGGGGATATAATTTAACTGTCAAAGATAGTGCCGCTTATGCCTATGCATACAGTAATGCTTGGGGCGACCAAAACAAATCTATAAATCTCGGCACAGTAGAGCCTAATACTTCGTACATCATGATTGCAAGTCATGGTTCAACAGGTTCAGATGCAACCAGTTACTGGAGAGCTTCTTTAAATGGTGGAACTATTCAGGAATTGGATGGTGCAACCGATATGGCAAATCACGGAGGTGATCCAAATATTGGGGAAGAGGATGGTACCAGAGATCCAACCAGTTTTTCAAACCCTGGAGGTACTACAAGTAATTTTGATGGATTTGTGGGTGAATTTATTTCCTGGAATGACAGTCTTGTAACGTCTGACTTCACCAACATTTATGCATACCTAAGTGAAAAATGGTTTAATGTAGCTCCTGTTCTTGCTGACATTGAAGTCTCAAATCTCAGCTATAACGAAGGTGAGGGAACAGTGAACATTACCTCTGCCCTCACCATTACCGACACAGACAATACAACTCTGGACAGTGCTAAGGTTTCTATTACCTCAGGGTTTGAAAGTAGCGAAGATGTCCTGGATTACGTTACCGCACTTGGAATATCAGGGACTTACGATTCTGGCTCAGGGGTACTAACTCTTACAGGAACTACAACGGTTTCGGACTATCAGACCGCGTTGAGAAATGTTACTTACGAAAATACAGAAACAACAACCCCTTCTACTACCACAAGACAAATCAGCTTTATTGTCTATGACTGGGATGATTCAAGTGCAGAAGTAACCAGAGAAATTGATATAGCCCCAAATAATGATCTTCCCACGCTTGCTAACTTAGAAGCGGGCGTACTTGCTTTTACTGAAAATGATGGGCCAACTTCGATAACAGATCTCATCACCGTTTCAGATACCGATGATACTAATCTGGAAGGAGCAACTGTAGCCTTCACCAATAACTATTTTCTTGGTGAAGATGAACTTGCCTACTCAAATGCACTAGGAATTACCGGTTCCTTTGATGCTATGAGTGGAGTACTTACACTCACTGGATCTGCTACTCTAGCCAATTATCAAACAGCCCTTCGAAACGTTACTTATGAAAATGTAAGCTCCGATCCGGTTACAGGACTAAACCGAACCATTGAAGTAAGAGTGTTTGATGGAATAGATAGCAGTGCTACAGGTACGACACGTGATATCTCTGTTGCCAGTTCAAATACCGCCCCTACCCTTGCCAGTATTGAAAGCTCCAGTATATTCTACCAGGTTGGTGATTCAAGTATTATTTCGGAGACCATCACCCTTACCGATCCTGATGATACCGATATCGATTCGGTAACCTTTCAGATTACTGCCAATTATAATAGTGCTGAGGATACACTGACCTTCCAGCCACTTTTTGGAATTACTCCATCATGGACGGATGACACGGGAGCATTAACACTCAGAGGACCTGCTTCTAAAGCAGACTTCCAATCCGCAATACGAACGGTTCTATATCAAAATACCACTACTACTCCGTCTGATATCCAACGAACCGTTTCAATCACAGCAAATGACGGAGAGTTGGATAGTAATATCCCGACTAGGAATATTTCTTTCAGTATTCCTAAATCAGTAAATAATCTTTTACTATGGCTTAAAGGAGATGAAGGGACTTTTACTACTACCGCAGGGTCTACTCAAAGTAGTGAAGGAACGGATGTTGGAAGATGGGAAGACCAAAGCGATAATGGTCGCGATTTCACTGCTACCAATAGCGGAAATGAACCTACTTTTAGAGAATCAATAAGCGCATTAAATGATCAAAATGCTATCGAATTTCCCGGGTCTACAGGCTTTAGACTTGAAGATACAGACGCAGGGAACTACTTAAATGGCTTAAATGAGCTTACCATCTTTTTCGTAATACAATCTTATTTGGTAAATACTGACCGTGGTTTTTGGACTACCTATGAACCAAATGCTTTTGCAACAGATTCAGTATTTAGTATTCGGTATGATAGCGAAGGAGACAATGGATTAGCCGATGATGTGATCACAACAGGAATGCGTGATTTAGATGTAGCCTTTGTGCAAGAGAGTTTCGAAGACGCTCAAACTACTACTGGTCAAATCGTAATGTTAAAATGGACTTCTGAAGAGAATTATGAATTATATATCGATGGTGTATTAAGCAACCCTTCCTTTTTTCAAAATGTACCTACCGGTGCTTTAGCTAATGTTACTACAGCCATAATTGGTCAGGGAACTCAGGATTTGGCGGACAGCTGGAATGGTTTAATTGCAGAAGTCATTCTTTATGGAGAGGATATTTCCATCGAAGACCAAGAGTCGGTAGAAGACTATTTATCTATCAAGTACGGAATTGACATTCGTTCGCTTACAGCTGCAACTGGAGGTGACGCCATCTCTGCTGATGATGCGAGCATTGCTCCTTCTCCAGCCTACACAACACTTACAGGGCCTCGAGTTCAGGAGAGTTTTGAAGGGGAATTTACAAATGGTGGAACTTTTGTATTTACTGCACCTACCGGGTTTGAATGGAACGCAAGTGGAAGCCCAAGCGCAAGTGTACTACCTGCTTTTGGGGGTTCAACGGAATTGGCTATTTCGGCACCAATAGTAACGAGTACCGAAATCACTTTTACGATATCAGCGGAATCGGCATCTAACCCTGGTGAAATTACCTTTTCTAATTTCGAAGTACGACCTACCACCGGTACTCTTCCAAATACCGGGAATATTACCAATACAGGAACTACCGGGCTTGGTGGATCCACCAGCTATGGTACATTAACTATGGTAGCTGGAACTCAAATTGAGATGGAATTTGCTGAGCAACCTTCTGCTTCTAATGTAAGTTCAGCTATTTCTCCCGCTGTTCGGGTACAATTGATTGATCAGTTTGGAAACTCCGTTGAAGAAAGCCGGGTAAATATTGATATCGCACGAAATATAGTTTCCGGATCAGGAGACCTAGGAGGTACAACCACCGAGCAGACCAATGTATTTGGAATAGCTGAATTTGATGATATCAATATTGATGCAGTTGGAACTTATACACTTACTGCTTCAAGTACCGGTCTGACTGATACAACAAGTAATCAATTTGATGTAGTGGTACTTGGTCAGCTTACCCAATTCATAGTTGAGCGAGTACCTTCAGGCAACATTTCAGATAAGCTTGCCGGACAAAATTTTAACATCACGGTTGTCGCCGTTGATGGTATCCAGGATACTGTGGACACTTTTACTGGTACGGTAAGCCTGTCTTCGGATTGTACAATGGGCACAGGACAAGGAACAACAGACAGTTTTGTGGGTGGTGTATTGTCTTCAGCAACTGTTTCAATTTCTAGTTTGGGAACATGTTCTATAACAGCTACCAATACTTCCGGTTCCGAAAGCGGAACGAGTAACACTTTTGACGTTACCCCTGGAGCCCCTTCTGAAGCTACAACTACCATTTCAGCAAGTCCTACCGTTATTCTGAATGATGGCTTTTCAACTTCAACTATCACCATTCAAACAAAAGACTCGGAAGGAAATGACATTACTTCCGGAGGAGAAACCATTCTTTTAAGCGCGACGGATGGGGTATTAACTTCTGTTACTGACAATTCAGACGGAACCTATACTGCAACACTAACTTCTTCTGTAGTAGCGGGTATAGCAACCATCTCGGGTACATTGAATGCAGTAGCCATAACTGATGATGCAGAAGTAGAATTTGCTGAGTTCAATAATCTCTGGCAGTCTTCTGTGGGTTCGGTAGCAGATGCCCGAAATTGGGATTTAGCTACAAATTGGAGCTCAGGTTCTGTTCCGGTTTCTGGTGATAAAGTATTAGTTCCCGCGGTACCTGCAGTAGGTAACGAACAGCCTGTGGTTAGTACAACAAATACAACAATTGCTCAGCTTTCGGTGGAAGCTAGTGCATCGGTTACCGTTTCTGGTGGAATTGAGCTTATTATAAATGGAGAGCTTTCCGGAGATGGTGAGGTATTAGGTAGTAATACAGACTCGGTAACAATAGCAGGAAACTTAGCTATTTCAGATATGTCTGTTGGGTTCGTAAAACTAAATGGAACTATCAATCAGGATGTCACCACACCAAACGACTATGTTAATCTTGAATTGGATAACATTAATGGTGCTGACTTCACCACAGATTTAAGTGTTTCTGACACCTTGAAGCTTACAAACGGCACCCTATTTCTTCCATCAGGAACCACTTTAATTGCCAATGAAAAGCAATATGGGAATGGTGAACTGAGAATGCAGCAACGCATGTTTGGAGATATTGGATGGAGGCTCATCTCCTCTCCTATTGATACCACCTTTGGTGAATTCCTGGATGGAGTTTTAACTCAGGGATATGATGGAGCTTTTTACGACATTAATTCCAGCCCTGGAGATACGCTTCAACCAAATGTCCTTTACTATTTAGAAAGCTATGACAATAGCGGAAACGGAGCTACCGATAACCAACGCTTCCGGGCACCAACCAGCTCTTCACAGAAAGTAACCCAGGGACAGGGTATGTTTGTATTTCTATTTGGGGATATTGCTGCCGATTCTCGATATAATGATCCGTTACCGGATACATTGGATGTAAGCGGACAAGAGTTTGATGGTGATGGCACTGAGGTAGACTTTGGTGTAACCTATACCACAACCGCCGATTCAGGATGGAATCTAGTTGGTAATCCTTTCCTAGCCACTATTGATTGGGACGATGAGGCTAACTGGACGAAAACAAATATAGAATCGACTATTTATATATGGGACCCATCTGCAAACGGAGGAGATGGAGAGTATCTAACCTGGAATGGAACTACAGGTACCCTCCCAAATGGTGGACTTATTCCTCCTTTTCAGGGTTTCTGGGTTAAAGCAAATAGTGCCAGTCCGGAATTAAAAGTAAATAAATCAGCTAAAACCATTGGAGGTAGTTTCCTCAAGAAAGAGCTTCCTAAAGGTGCTGCAATCGACACTCTCTCCAAAGGAAATAATATACCTGTTCCTATCCTTGATTTAGCTGTTACTTCAGCTAGCGGGCGCCAAAAAAGAACGAACCTTATGTTTTCAGATCAAGGTTTGAGAAGCAAAGATATTCTGGATGCCTATACCCTGTCTCCACTTACGAGCTCTTTCATCGAGTTTCATACATTACTCGGAGATGGTTCTCAATTGGCAATCAATAGCCTACCGATTGATTTCAATTCACGGTTATTTATTCCGATGCATATAGCAGCTTTTGAAGATGGTGTTCCTACTTCGGAGGAACTTACAATTCTATGGGATCAATTAAGAGGTGTACCTGAGGATTGGATTCTTACTCTAATCGATAATGAAACAGGCGAAGAAATTAATATGGCAGAAGAGCAATCATATACCTTCTTCCACTCAACAAGAGCGAAAGTAGCTCCTAAAGCAAATCCATCTTCTCCAAACTTTAGCATCAGAGCTAAATCAAGTACTCAAAGTACCCGTTTTACTCTTAAAGTGAGTACGGAACTAATCGAAAGAGATGTACCAGAAGAAGTATTCCTGTCTCAAAACTATCCAAACCCTTTTAACCCTTCTACCACCATTCCATTTGGGCTAAATGAAGACAGTAATGTAGAGTTAGTAGTGTATGATATCCTTGGAAGAAAAATAAAAACCCTTGTTGATGGACCTAGAATTGCTGGTAGATATGAAATACAATTTAACTCAAGAGAGTTAGCCAGCGGTGTCTATTTTTATAGGCTAATTACCTCTAATAAGGTGTTGGTCAAGAAATTCACTTTGATAAAATAA